In the Mya arenaria isolate MELC-2E11 chromosome 11, ASM2691426v1 genome, one interval contains:
- the LOC128209577 gene encoding uncharacterized protein LOC128209577 isoform X2 codes for MDRETCQLTSLRLSRVLEDIGVSEWMITKRRKMWLMAETLCDTAFCNILGVDAFFHHFGSQSEGSTTPGMTSDVDMLAYTDECCVLQDLRGWQPQKINLLVFKNERIPPQHCYIQAHLPPH; via the exons ATGGACAGGGAGACTTGCCAGTTGACGTCACTGCGACTCTCTCGCGTGTTGGAGGACATAGGCGTCAGTGAGTGGATGATTACCAAAAGGAGGAAAATGTGGCTGATGGCAGAGACATTGTGTGATACAGCCTTTTGTAATATACTAGGTGTAGACGCCTTTTTTCATCACTTTGGTAGTCAGAGTGAGGGGTCAACAACCCCTGGGATGACCTCGGATGTTGACATGTTAGCTTATACAGACGAATGTTGTGTGCTTCAAGACTTGCGTGGATGGCAACCTCAGAAGATCAACTTGCTTGTTTTTAAGAATGAGCGAATCCCGCCCCAGCACTGCTACATCCAG GCACACTTGCCTCCACACTAG
- the LOC128209577 gene encoding uncharacterized protein LOC128209577 isoform X1: protein MDRETCQLTSLRLSRVLEDIGVSEWMITKRRKMWLMAETLCDTAFCNILGVDAFFHHFGSQSEGSTTPGMTSDVDMLAYTDECCVLQDLRGWQPQKINLLVFKNERIPPQHCYIQVLRQDIPLPLTSICGSDIPLPMTYLSSFERDNEGRLFLKNTYMDSTWTTLFKAYGKLIIHGPSRSANEMQDYVAALRCATLTEECQFMFSRPRPGHWPKPETLTKARMCPSFLVPQGYPESENKKIEWRFSTSLMERLLVFDFTPTQMKVYTLIKMIRKTFIKPIVGDRLSTFHLKTAMMFTIESYPPEMWREDQIIQCAIYCLTTLCRWLKLGYCPHFTTSGVNLFVGKLNKDERRNLLETFQDYIDESLQIVFSIEMDDLGSRLINILDSTQTLTMMTRNQMLNSVWKQLAHLPPH, encoded by the exons ATGGACAGGGAGACTTGCCAGTTGACGTCACTGCGACTCTCTCGCGTGTTGGAGGACATAGGCGTCAGTGAGTGGATGATTACCAAAAGGAGGAAAATGTGGCTGATGGCAGAGACATTGTGTGATACAGCCTTTTGTAATATACTAGGTGTAGACGCCTTTTTTCATCACTTTGGTAGTCAGAGTGAGGGGTCAACAACCCCTGGGATGACCTCGGATGTTGACATGTTAGCTTATACAGACGAATGTTGTGTGCTTCAAGACTTGCGTGGATGGCAACCTCAGAAGATCAACTTGCTTGTTTTTAAGAATGAGCGAATCCCGCCCCAGCACTGCTACATCCAGGTACTTAGACAAGATATCCCGCTGCCTCTGACGTCAATTTGTGGATCAGACATCCCATTGCCTATGACTTACCTTTCTTCTTTTGAGAGGGACAATGAAGGGAGGTTGtttcttaaaaatacatatatggaTAGTACTTGGACAACACTTTTCAAAGCTTATGGTAAACTTATAATTCATGGGCCTTCAAGAAGCGCTAATGAAATGCAAGATTATGTAGCTGCATTACGCTGTGCAACACTAACTGAAGAGTGCCAGTTCATGTTTAGCAGACCGCGCCCTGGACACTGGCCAAAGCCTGAGACTTTGACAAAAGCAAGAATGTGTCCTTCTTTTCTTGTGCCACAGGGATACCCTGagagtgaaaataaaaaaatagaatggAGGTTTTCCACCTCACTGATGGAAAGACTGCTTGTGTTTGACTTTACCCCGACCCAGATGAAAGTTTatactttgataaaaatgatcagaaaaacatttatcaaaccCATTGTTGGTGATAGGCTCAGCACGTTTCATCTTAAAACGGCCATGATGTTTACAATAGAGAGCTACCCACCAGAGATGTGGAGAGAAGACCAAATTATACAATGTGCCATCTACTGTCTGACAACTTTGTGCAGATGGCTCAAGTTAGGATACTGTCCACACTTTACCACCTCTGGAGTGAATTTGTTTGTTGGGAAACTAAACAAAGATGAACGACGTAATTTACTCGAAACATTTCAAGACTATATTGATGAAAGTCTTCAAATCGTCTTTAGCATAGAAATGGATGATCTAGGTTCAAGACTGATTAATATATTGGATTCTACACAAACTCTCACAATGATGACTAGAAACCAAATGTTGAATTCAGTATGGAAACAGTTG GCACACTTGCCTCCACACTAG
- the LOC128209149 gene encoding mitochondrial chaperone BCS1-like — protein sequence MGLGDMIMSLKDNPYFGAGFGLFGIGMAAAVGRKSLQFGMIAFRRHCMITLDVPSKDKSYQWLLQWISERGTKTQHLSVETSFHQSDAGRVSTKYDFIPSPGSHFFFYKNHWIKVERTREKQMIDFNKAAPFETVTLTAFGRNRSIYFNILEEARQMALQRQEGRTIMYTALGAEWRPFGYPRRKRPINSVVLDSSVSDRILVDIKEFIDNPKWYMDRGIPYRRGYLLYGPPGCGKSSYINALAGELDYSICVLNLSERGLTDDRLNHLLTVAPEQSIILLEDVDAAFVSRDVSMENSVAYQGLSRLTLSGLLNALDGVASAEARIIFMTTNYVERLDAALIRPGRVDVKEKIDYATDIQLQQMFTRFYPNQLTAQAKLFSESARNLGTNISLAQVQGLFLMYKANPDLAMQNISMLKSM from the exons ATGGGTTTAGGAGATATGATTATGTCCTTAAAAGACAACCCCTATTTCGGGGCTGGTTTTGGACTGTTTGGCATAGGTATGGCTGCAGCAGTAGGTCGTAAATCATTGCAATTTGGAATGATAGCATTCAGAAGACACTGTATGATAACGCTGGATGTACCTAGCAAAGACAAGAGTTATCAGTGGCTGCTACAGTGGATTTCAGAAAGAGGGACCAAAACTCAACACCTCAGTGTTGAAACCTCTTTCCATCAGTCTGATGCTGGAAGAGTGTCCACGAAATATGACTTCATACCCAGTCCTGGAAGCCATTTCTTCTTTTACAAAAATCACTGGATCAAAGTTGAAAGGACTCGCGAAAAACAGATGATAGACTTTAACAAAGCAGCGCCTTTTGAAACTGTGACTTTGACAGCCTTCGGCAGAAATAGGTCAATATACTTTAACATATTAGAGGAGGCAAGACAAATGGCTCTTCAAAGACAAGAAGGTAGGACTATAATGTACACAGCTTTAGGAGCAGAATGGAGGCCGTTCGGTTACCCGAGAAGAAAAAGGCCTATTAATTCTGTTGTATTAGATTCATCGGTTTCGGACAGGATCTTAGTTGATATAAAGGAGTTTATTGATAATCCGAAGTGGTATATGGACAGAGGCATTCCCTACAGAAGAGGATACTTATTGTATGGACCACCGGGATGTGGAAAGAGTAGCTACATTAATGCCTTAGCTG GTGAGCTGGACTACAGTATCTGTGTGTTGAATCTGTCGGAGCGAGGACTGACGGATGACCGCTTGAACCACCTGCTTACTGTCGCACCAGAGCAGAGCATCATACTTTTGGAGGACGTCGATGCAGCCTTTGTCAGTAGGGACGTCAGCATGGAGA ACAGTGTAGCATACCAGGGATTGAGTCGTCTTACCCTCTCCGGACTCCTGAACGCCTTGGACGGTGTGGCTTCTGCCGAGGCGAGAATCATCTTCATGACGACAAATTATGTGGAAAG GCTAGATGCAGCATTAATCAGACCAGGCAGAGTGGACGTTAAAGAGAAGATAGATTATGCCACAGACATCCAGTTACAACAAATGTTTACACGGTTTTATCCCAATCAGCTGACGGCACAAGCCAAATTATTCTCAGAAAGTGCACGAAATCTGGGGACAAACATTAGTCTTGCTCAAGTGCAGGGTCTTTTCCTAATGTACAAGGCCAATCCAGATTTAGCGATGCAAAACATTAGCATGTTGAAGTCTATGTAA